In Myxococcota bacterium, the genomic stretch GCAGGACGAGCGGCCGCTGGGCAGGCCGTTCTCGCTCACGGCCGAGATTCCGGGCTGCGAGACCAACGTGCAGCTGCTCCGCCCCGAGCTGCACGCCAAGGTCAGCGCGCAGAAGTGGTCGATCCTCGGCCGCCTGGCGGCGCTCGACGTCGACCGGCTCGGCGTAGGTGACCAGCTGCCCGCGCCCCCTCTCGGAGACACTGCCCGGCGCGAGCTCGAATACTGGGCCGCCGTGATCGCAAAGGACGCGCTGCAGCCACAGCCGATCGCCGAGGCGGCCATTCGCTGGCTGCGCCGCAATCTGCCGCCGCCGCCGCCGAAGCTCGCGCTGGTGCACGGTGACTACCGCAGCGGGAACTTCCTGTTCGACTCGGAAGGAGAGATCCGCGGGATCCTCGACTGGGAGATGGCGCACGTCGGTGACCCGCTCGAAGACCTCGCCTGGTCGTTCGACCCGCTCTGGGCCTGGCCCGATGCGCACCTCGCCGGGCGGCTCGCGCCGCGCCTCGACGCGATCCGCATCTTCGAAGCGGCCAGCGGCCTGAAGGTCGACCTCGACGTCTTTCGCTGGTGGGAGGTGTTCGCGTCGCTGAAGGCCGCGGCGATCTGGGTGTCTTCGGCCGAGGACTTCGCGCACGGCGCGAGCAAGGAGCCGATCCTGGCCATCGCGGGCTGGCTCACGCTCGATCGCCAGAACCGGATCCTGGTGGACCGCCTCTCGCCCGTGAGTCGCCGCGTGTACACCGAGCGCCTGGAGCGCGCATGATTGCCGAGTCCAAGCAGGCGGTGTCGTTCCTGGCGCAGCGCCTGCTGACGCACGTGCTGCCCGAGCAGCGCACGGCCTTCGGTGCCGCCGACGCCGCGTTTCTCAACCTCGCGTTCGAGATGATCGGCCAGGATCTGGAGCGCGGCGTGCATGCGCGGCTGGAAGACATTCGCGAGCGGCGCGCGATCTTCGCCGGCGCGCGCCGGCTCCGCCTGCCCGAGTCACTCGCCGAGCGCCTGGCCGAGGCGGAGGCGCGGGAGCTCTCGGACCTGCGGCTCGGGCCGCTCGACGGGGTGCACGCGCAGCACGGCGCCGCGCTGGTCGCCCTCCACGCCTGGGTCGAGACACGAGACGGCGACGACGCGGCGCGGATCGACCGCGAGATCTGGCAACACCTCGAGCGCCATGCCGAACGGCACCGCTACGACGTGAACTTCTGAGGAGACCGCCCATGATCCTGGACGAGCACCCGCTGGAGGAGATCTCATGATGCGTCGCGCATTGGCTGGGTTCTTTCTCGTCGTCGTCAGCGTTCTCGGATCGGCGCTCTCAGAGCGATCGGCGCTCGCGCAGAGCGCGAACGGGCCGTACGCGAACATGCCCTCGACCGCGCCGATCGGAGTGCGGATCCCGAAGTATCTCGACGTGCCCGAGGGCTCGAAGGGCCCGGCTATCGACCCCGCGAAGGGCTACCGCACCGAGAAGCTCGGAAACGGCCTCTACATGGTCACGGACGGCGCCTACCAGAACATGTTCCTCGTGTACGACCGCGGGGTCGTGATGGTCGACGCGCCTCCCGGCTACGCGGCGAAGCTCTTGCAAGCCGTCGCCGAAGTGACCAAGAACCCGATCACGCACGTGATCTACACTCACTCGCACGTCGATCACATCGCCGGCGTCAAGTCACTGGGCGGGACCCCGATCATCATCGCCCAGGAGGAGACCAAGCGCCTGCTGAAACGGGCCGCCGACCCGAACCGGCCCCTGCCCACGGTGACCTTCAAGGACAAGTACTCGCTTCACGTCGGCGACCAGTCGCTCGAGCTCTCGTACCACGGCGACGGGCACGAGCCGGGCAACATCTTCGTGTATGCGCCGGCGCAGAAGGTCCTGATGGTCGTCGACGTGGTGTTCCCCGGCTGGATGCCGTTCCGCCGCTGGGCCGTGGCGCACGACGTGCCGGGCGTGTTCGCGCAGGTCGAAGAGATCCGGAAGATGGACTGGCAGACCTTCGTCGGCGGCCATGTGAGTCGCACGGGCACGCATGCCGACGTCGACCTGCAGGCCGAGTTCATGCAGGACGTGAAGGCGGCCGCCTCCAAGGCGCTCGCCAGCACGAAGCCGGGCCAGGGCATGGACGCGAAGGACGTCGCCAGCAATCCGTGGGCGGTGTTCGACGACTACATCGACCGCGTCGTGATCCAGTGCGTCGACGAAGTCACTCCCAAGTGGCAGCACAAGCTCGCCGCCTACGATGCCTTCGTCTGGGACCAGTGTTACGCGATGGAGCAGAGCCTGCGCATCGACTAGCGGATGAGCAGAACGCACTTCATGACTCGCAGCCTGCGACACAGCGTCGTCCTCTGGCTCGCGCTGACGGGCGAGGCGGGCGCCGTGTGCAGTCAGCCGGCTCCGCGCGTGTGCAGCGAGTTCTTCCGCGCGGCGGCGGTCTTCACGGGGGTGGTGACGAGTCGGCTGGCGGGCGACGACGAGACCCAGTTCACGCTCCAGGTGAAGGAGCGCTTCCGCGGCGCGCTCGGAGAGTCGGTCGACGTGGCGGTCGGGAACGACAGCGGCCGGCTCGACCTGAAGGAGGGCCGCGAGTATCTCCTGTTCGCGCGGCGCGCGCGCGGGCGGCTCGAGGCGGCCGATGACTGCGCGGGCTCCTCGGGTCCGGTCGAGCAGGCGGCGGAGCGCATCGCGGCGATCCGCGCGCTCGCCGACGCGCCGACCACGATCGAAGGCCGGGTCACCACCCGCATGAACTGGCGCCCGGTGCCGGGCGTGAAGCTCGAGATCAGCGGCAACGGCCGCGCAGGTACGGTCGAGACCGACGAGCGCGGCGCCTTCCGGCTCGAGGTCGCTCCGGGCACCTACTCGGTCCGGCCACTCACTCCGGGAGTCACGGCCTTCGACCTGTCCACCGACGATCCGCGCCGCGTGACGCTCGAGAAAGGGCAGTGCGGGCTGGTGCAGTTCGTCGGCGCTCCGATGAGCGATCGCTAATCCAGCGAGAAGTAACTGGCCGACTTGTGCGTCCGCTCACGCGCCGGCAGGCGCCCGCGGCCGATGCTTCCGAATGGAGCGGCGGCGGCGCGGCGAATGTCCGGGGCGCGCGCCCCCTCCAACCTTCGATCCGTTGATGAGGCAGGGCGTGGGAAGATCTCCAGCGCGCGTTCCGGCGTGGATCGCGTTGTTTCTGTTGGTGTTCGGCGTCGCCGCGTGGAGCGACGCGCAGACGCGCCTGCCCAGGCCCCTGCCGAACCGGATCCGGCAGCGGCCCGACGACCAGGACCTGCACGTGCTGGCCGGCAACCGCTCCGTGCTGGCGCGCCCCGACTTCGACCGCGGCCGGCTCGATCCCCGCCGCTCGCTCGAGCGGCTGGCACTCGTGTTCAAGCCGTCGGCGGGGCAGGCTGCGGAGCTCGAGGCGCTGCTCGCCGCGCAGCAGGATCCGAGCTCGGCCCAGTACCACCAGTGGCTCACGCCGGACGAGTTCGCCGCGCGCTTCGGCATGAGCGACGCCGACCTCGCGAACGTGACCGGCTGGCTTTCCGCCCATGGCTTCCGCGTGCACGGCGCCTCGCGCAGCCGGCAGGAGCTCTATTTCTCGGGCAGCGTGGCGCAGGTCGAAGACGCGTTCCACACCGAGATTCACGAGTATCTGGTCGACGGCGAGCTGCACCGCGCCAATGCGGTCGACCCGTCGATCCCGGCCGCCTACGCCGGCGTGGTGCTGGCGGTCCGCAACCTGAGTGACTTCCGGCCGCGCCCGCGCGTGCACCGGCCGCTGGCAGCGAGCCGCTTCACGTCGAGCATCTCGGGCGGTCACTTCATGGCGCCCGACGACTTCGCCACGATCTACGGGCTGAAGAGCCTGTACGCGGCCGGCTTCGACGGCACGGGCCAGAAGATCGCGGTCGTGGGCCAGTCGGCGCTGGCCGTGCACAACGCCACCAGCGACATCGACGCGTTCCGCGCCGCCTCGGGCCTGCCCCCGACGCACCTGCAGCAGGTGCTGGTGCCGAACACGGGCAGCGCCAAGGTCTGCGACGGCGACGTGACCGAGGCCGACCTCGACGTGGAGTGGTCCGGCGCCGTCGCGCCCGCGGCGACCGTGGTCTACGTCTACACCGGAGTCACTTCGGGTCAGACCTGCACCACCACCCCCTTCGGCGTGTGGGACGCGCTGCAGTACGCGGTCGACCACGACGTGGCTCCGGTGATCAGCACGAGCTACGGCGCGTGCGAGGCGCTGAACGGCAGCAACTTCGCGCTCATGGTGCGCGGCTGGGCGCAGCAGGCGAACTCGCAAGGGCAGTCGATCACCGCGGCGACCGGAGACACCGGTGCGGCCGACTGCGACGATCCCAACTCGCCCGTGGCCACGCAGGGCCTGGCGGTCGACGTGCCGGCCAGCATCCCCGAGGTCACCGGCGCGGGCGGGACCGAGTTCGAGGCAGACACCGGCAGTCCGGCGACCTACTGGAGCTCGACCAACGACGCGAGCAACGGCTCGGCGCTGCAGTACATCCCCGAGACGGGCTGGAACGACACCGAGACCGAGGGCTCGCTCTCGTCGGGTGGCGGCGGCGCCAGCACGATCTTCTCCAAGCCGCCCTGGCAGACCGGCACCGGCGTGCCCAACGACGGC encodes the following:
- a CDS encoding phosphotransferase family protein; the protein is MTLPIDELADRLARYLAARDGLATQVGEVARIPGGASRETYRLKVTRGGATRGMILRRDPESSLIDTDRATEFAAYGAAFRSGVIPVPEPLVLEQDERPLGRPFSLTAEIPGCETNVQLLRPELHAKVSAQKWSILGRLAALDVDRLGVGDQLPAPPLGDTARRELEYWAAVIAKDALQPQPIAEAAIRWLRRNLPPPPPKLALVHGDYRSGNFLFDSEGEIRGILDWEMAHVGDPLEDLAWSFDPLWAWPDAHLAGRLAPRLDAIRIFEAASGLKVDLDVFRWWEVFASLKAAAIWVSSAEDFAHGASKEPILAIAGWLTLDRQNRILVDRLSPVSRRVYTERLERA
- a CDS encoding MBL fold metallo-hydrolase, which gives rise to MPSTAPIGVRIPKYLDVPEGSKGPAIDPAKGYRTEKLGNGLYMVTDGAYQNMFLVYDRGVVMVDAPPGYAAKLLQAVAEVTKNPITHVIYTHSHVDHIAGVKSLGGTPIIIAQEETKRLLKRAADPNRPLPTVTFKDKYSLHVGDQSLELSYHGDGHEPGNIFVYAPAQKVLMVVDVVFPGWMPFRRWAVAHDVPGVFAQVEEIRKMDWQTFVGGHVSRTGTHADVDLQAEFMQDVKAAASKALASTKPGQGMDAKDVASNPWAVFDDYIDRVVIQCVDEVTPKWQHKLAAYDAFVWDQCYAMEQSLRID
- a CDS encoding carboxypeptidase-like regulatory domain-containing protein, with the protein product MTRSLRHSVVLWLALTGEAGAVCSQPAPRVCSEFFRAAAVFTGVVTSRLAGDDETQFTLQVKERFRGALGESVDVAVGNDSGRLDLKEGREYLLFARRARGRLEAADDCAGSSGPVEQAAERIAAIRALADAPTTIEGRVTTRMNWRPVPGVKLEISGNGRAGTVETDERGAFRLEVAPGTYSVRPLTPGVTAFDLSTDDPRRVTLEKGQCGLVQFVGAPMSDR
- a CDS encoding protease pro-enzyme activation domain-containing protein translates to MGRSPARVPAWIALFLLVFGVAAWSDAQTRLPRPLPNRIRQRPDDQDLHVLAGNRSVLARPDFDRGRLDPRRSLERLALVFKPSAGQAAELEALLAAQQDPSSAQYHQWLTPDEFAARFGMSDADLANVTGWLSAHGFRVHGASRSRQELYFSGSVAQVEDAFHTEIHEYLVDGELHRANAVDPSIPAAYAGVVLAVRNLSDFRPRPRVHRPLAASRFTSSISGGHFMAPDDFATIYGLKSLYAAGFDGTGQKIAVVGQSALAVHNATSDIDAFRAASGLPPTHLQQVLVPNTGSAKVCDGDVTEADLDVEWSGAVAPAATVVYVYTGVTSGQTCTTTPFGVWDALQYAVDHDVAPVISTSYGACEALNGSNFALMVRGWAQQANSQGQSITAATGDTGAADCDDPNSPVATQGLAVDVPASIPEVTGAGGTEFEADTGSPATYWSSTNDASNGSALQYIPETGWNDTETEGSLSSGGGGASTIFSKPPWQTGTGVPNDGHRDVPDVSLDSSFSHDGYLICSQGLCVNGYRAQDQTLDVVGGTSIAAPSLAGILALINGGTGSSGLGSPNPTLYALAASAPSAFHDVTSGGNAVPCQPGSSNCPASAPFQVGFTATPGYDRATGLGSVNAGTLATHWAANVATTTSLAVSSASSPVGTAETFTATVTPASAGFGSPAGGQVQFSIDGVDAGTPVPVTKSGSSYKASYMTGSLTGGGHAIGAAYGGNLVYLASSAAPSAVTVTDFSIVATPGGTIAAGASAMSTLTVTAQSGFTGTVSLTCAGDKTDQVGCQVQPSSLVLGSGSTTQMATLTVSTKAPPAKAMAGLVSVIALLGLATRRRRAAVLGLALFLFASTSCGGGGGGGGGSGGANVAHRATPAGTYMIGVTASSGPASHSVSVPVTVQ